ACATTCTATATGGAGAGACCACCTCACGGATTACGGAGCAAATTTCTAAAAACTATTTTTTACTCAAAATAAAAAAATGAAAATTATTTTTGTAGTATGTTTTTGTTTGTTATACCATTATTTTCAAGGATTTTCTCACCCTATGCCCAATACCATAGTAGAGATGTATATATATCCACAAAAAATCCGTATGGACATAAAAATTCCCCTCACAGATATGTTTATAGCGTATAAAAAAAATATTCCGAAAATCCCCGATGCGCAAATAAATAAAGATTTACAAACCTATTTTACAAAACACATACACATACAAAACAATTCAAAAAATAATGAGAAAATAACATTTTTATCCTATAACATCAATGAAACAAACAGCCCAATAGTAGGAAAATACGAAGAAATACATTTTTTAATAGAATATACCTCCGAATATGTTCAAAATAAAAGAGAAATAATCCTTTTTTACGATGCCATTCTCCATGAAATAGCAAATCACCAAGCATTAGTTATACTACGTGAAGATTGGGAAAATGGATTTTTTAAAGAAAACCCACCCATTTCATTAGGTACAGTCGCTTTAGATATTCCTACTAACACCATCTTACCCATATCCATACAGTTAGAAAAAGGAAGCCCGTGGAAGTCCTTTAAAAGCATGATTTTTTTAGGCATAAAGCACATTCAAGAAGGAACAGACCATATTTTTTTCTTACTTACACTCCTCATCGTTGCTCCTCTCACAAAAGAAAATAACCAATGGAAACAAAGAAAAAGTAAGAGAAAAGGACTTTTTGATATTTTAAAAATCATCACTTCTTTTACCATAGGGCATAGCATAACACTGC
The nucleotide sequence above comes from Chitinophagaceae bacterium. Encoded proteins:
- a CDS encoding HupE/UreJ family protein, which codes for MKIIFVVCFCLLYHYFQGFSHPMPNTIVEMYIYPQKIRMDIKIPLTDMFIAYKKNIPKIPDAQINKDLQTYFTKHIHIQNNSKNNEKITFLSYNINETNSPIVGKYEEIHFLIEYTSEYVQNKREIILFYDAILHEIANHQALVILREDWENGFFKENPPISLGTVALDIPTNTILPISIQLEKGSPWKSFKSMIFLGIKHIQEGTDHIFFLLTLLIVAPLTKENNQWKQRKSKRKGLFDILKIITSFTIGHSITLLLGSMGIVSFSSNWIEVLVAFTLFISAFHTIKPIFPEKEYYIVFFFGSIHGMAFSYTLSHIPLNISSLLSSILGFNIGIEIMQFIIIILAFPCLFIVAQYSFYKHIRNILGTISLFFSTWWIYQRIQIIF